In one window of Armatimonadota bacterium DNA:
- a CDS encoding glycoside hydrolase family 2, translated as MAGALVAVGLVSTMITSLDGEWLIAADPRNVGREEQWYAKPIAGAKPTKVPWIIQDAFPGYHGVAWYRRDFTAPRNPHTRGRYLLRFWAVDYQAEVWLNGVHVGGHEGAETPFVLDVTDAMRPGRRNRLAVRVLNPTNEPIDGIALNETPHRNKAVPYWAGASYNHGGIMDSVELLAAPPVRIEDLFVRPDPRTGVIRITANARSAMPGPVSAAFDFAVAPAASGETIATARFKRRLPPGDTPVEIELRVDEPHLWDVDDPYLYRVTARMSRERSKSVDEQSACCGFRDFRFEGGYFRLNQRRIFLRGSHTGNHCPVGLQLPHDPDLLRRDLLYVKTMGFNMIRFIAGMPTRYQLDMCDEIGLLVYEESYAGWLLADSPRMAERFDRSTSEMIRRDRNHPSVVMWGLLNETNDGPVFRHAVDALRLVRSLDDTRMVMLNSGRWDGQLSIGSLSNPGSAVWEALMGDEAPEMAPTSAAPPGGYWARVGDAHAYPRVPHTADTVRFLRTVGEGTKHVFLSEYGIGSAVDLWRAVRHYERLGAAYTEDAQFYRDKLDRFLADWERWRMADTFARPQDYFAESLRKMAGQRTLGLNAIRANRNLVGYSLTGTVDQGMTGEGLFTTFRELKPGTVDALFDGLAPLRWCLFAEPVNVYSGTPVRLEAVLANEDALAPGDYPVRLQVFGPDGAPVLERTVTVTIPRSNFAPHESTAEGGRATLSADTPFAVPVFAEDAAIEGPSGRYRFVATFERGAAATGGEAEFYVADPAEMPPVGAEVVLWGEDAELARWLAEHGIRARSFDPASPPAREVILVPRRPAAPGGADAFGELARRIARGSTAVFLCPEVFRDGDDPLHWLPLANKGAPAGIAGWLYLKDEWAKAHPMFDGLPCGGMMDYTFYREIIPDAVWSGQDAPAEAVAGAIKASQDYSSGLLVAVYELGAGRFVLNTLHIRENLGRHPAAERLLRNMLRYAARDAGKPPADLPPDFDAQLKAMGYVGEDAG; from the coding sequence ATGGCGGGAGCGCTTGTCGCGGTAGGACTGGTGTCAACTATGATCACATCGCTTGACGGTGAATGGCTGATCGCCGCCGACCCGCGGAATGTCGGGCGGGAGGAGCAGTGGTATGCGAAGCCGATCGCGGGGGCGAAGCCGACGAAGGTGCCGTGGATCATCCAAGATGCGTTCCCCGGGTATCACGGAGTCGCGTGGTACCGGCGCGACTTCACCGCGCCGCGCAATCCGCACACGCGGGGCCGGTATCTCCTGCGCTTCTGGGCGGTGGACTACCAGGCGGAGGTGTGGCTCAACGGCGTTCACGTCGGCGGGCACGAGGGCGCGGAAACGCCATTCGTCCTCGACGTCACCGACGCAATGAGGCCGGGTAGAAGGAACCGCCTTGCGGTGCGCGTGCTCAATCCGACGAACGAGCCGATTGACGGCATTGCGCTCAACGAGACGCCGCACCGCAACAAGGCGGTGCCGTATTGGGCGGGCGCGTCGTACAACCACGGCGGGATCATGGATTCGGTGGAACTGCTCGCCGCGCCGCCGGTGCGGATCGAGGATCTGTTCGTCCGGCCCGACCCGAGGACCGGCGTGATTCGCATTACGGCGAACGCGCGCAGCGCGATGCCCGGTCCGGTGAGCGCGGCGTTCGATTTCGCGGTTGCGCCCGCGGCAAGCGGCGAGACGATCGCCACAGCGCGCTTCAAGCGCCGCCTGCCTCCCGGCGACACGCCCGTTGAAATCGAACTGCGCGTGGACGAGCCACACCTGTGGGATGTGGACGATCCGTATCTGTACCGGGTGACGGCGCGCATGTCGCGTGAGCGCTCGAAGTCGGTTGACGAGCAATCCGCGTGCTGCGGGTTCCGCGATTTTCGGTTCGAGGGCGGCTATTTCCGACTCAACCAGCGGCGCATATTCCTGCGCGGCTCGCACACCGGGAACCACTGCCCCGTCGGCCTTCAACTGCCGCACGATCCGGACCTGCTGCGGCGCGACCTGCTCTACGTCAAGACGATGGGCTTCAACATGATCCGGTTCATCGCGGGCATGCCGACGCGCTATCAGCTCGACATGTGTGACGAGATCGGGCTGCTGGTGTACGAGGAGTCGTATGCGGGATGGCTGCTTGCGGACTCGCCGAGGATGGCGGAGCGCTTCGACCGCTCAACGAGCGAGATGATCCGGCGCGATCGGAATCATCCGAGCGTGGTGATGTGGGGGCTGCTGAACGAGACGAATGACGGGCCGGTGTTCCGGCATGCCGTGGACGCGCTGCGGCTCGTGCGCTCGCTCGATGATACGCGCATGGTGATGCTGAACAGCGGGCGGTGGGATGGGCAGCTCAGCATCGGCTCGCTATCCAACCCGGGGTCAGCGGTGTGGGAGGCGCTCATGGGCGACGAGGCGCCGGAGATGGCCCCGACCAGCGCGGCGCCGCCGGGCGGCTACTGGGCGCGAGTGGGCGATGCCCATGCGTATCCGCGGGTGCCGCACACAGCCGACACGGTGCGCTTCTTGCGCACGGTCGGCGAGGGGACGAAGCACGTCTTCCTGTCGGAGTACGGCATCGGCAGCGCGGTGGATCTGTGGCGCGCGGTGCGCCACTACGAGCGACTCGGCGCAGCATACACTGAAGACGCGCAGTTCTACCGCGACAAGCTGGATCGCTTCCTCGCTGACTGGGAGCGCTGGCGGATGGCGGACACGTTCGCGCGGCCGCAGGACTACTTCGCGGAGAGCCTGCGCAAGATGGCCGGGCAGCGCACGCTCGGACTCAACGCGATCCGCGCCAATCGCAATCTCGTGGGCTACAGCCTGACCGGCACGGTGGATCAGGGCATGACCGGCGAGGGCCTGTTCACGACGTTCCGGGAACTGAAGCCCGGAACGGTGGACGCGCTGTTCGACGGGCTGGCGCCGCTGCGATGGTGCCTGTTTGCGGAACCCGTGAACGTGTATAGCGGAACGCCGGTCCGCCTGGAGGCGGTGCTGGCGAATGAGGATGCGCTCGCGCCGGGGGATTACCCCGTGCGGCTGCAGGTGTTTGGGCCGGACGGGGCGCCGGTTCTTGAGCGCACCGTGACCGTCACGATACCTCGGTCCAATTTCGCACCCCACGAATCCACAGCCGAGGGCGGCCGTGCCACATTGTCTGCGGATACGCCGTTCGCCGTACCGGTTTTCGCAGAAGATGCGGCTATTGAGGGGCCGTCGGGGCGATACCGGTTCGTCGCGACGTTCGAGAGAGGAGCGGCGGCGACCGGCGGCGAGGCGGAGTTCTACGTCGCCGACCCGGCGGAGATGCCACCGGTGGGCGCGGAGGTCGTCCTGTGGGGCGAGGACGCCGAATTGGCGCGGTGGCTGGCCGAGCACGGCATTCGCGCACGCTCGTTCGATCCCGCATCGCCGCCTGCGCGAGAGGTAATCCTGGTGCCCCGCCGCCCAGCGGCACCGGGCGGCGCGGATGCGTTCGGCGAGCTTGCTCGGCGCATTGCTCGCGGCTCGACGGCGGTGTTTCTTTGCCCCGAGGTATTCAGGGACGGCGATGACCCGCTGCACTGGCTTCCCCTTGCCAACAAGGGGGCACCTGCCGGCATCGCCGGCTGGCTCTACCTCAAGGACGAATGGGCGAAAGCCCACCCGATGTTCGACGGCCTGCCGTGCGGCGGGATGATGGACTACACGTTTTACCGGGAGATCATCCCGGACGCGGTGTGGTCGGGGCAGGACGCGCCCGCAGA